The following coding sequences are from one Lipingzhangella halophila window:
- a CDS encoding ABC transporter substrate-binding protein, which yields MTTLRTGAAGSLALALTLTACSGGGDGQMHVYMYQDSLAVVQKDAVERFNEDADVEAVVDEVPGETYEDKVRTVMGSNNQPDVFFNWGGGNIRPYVEEDMLLSLDDMMENNPEFEESFIPSVLEEAQIDGVQYGVPMRGTQPVLLFYNEAVFEDVGAEPPETWEDLLGLVDTFNDEGITPFALGGADTWTMQMWLQYLVDRNGGPEVFQQIESGDPEGWRDPAMLQAAEGVEELVNRDAFGDNFSSVSFTEGAASTLLSEGDAAMHLMGSWEYSTHLDQAEEFAENDLGYAPFPEVSGGAGDPANVTGNPTNYFSVTADSEYTEEAQEFLKATAEEEYVRDMVENGEVPTTTDAEEYLDDSPNPDFARFQYELVQDAPHFQLSWDQSLDADVSEAMLNEIDKLFIGESTPDEFVDAMAEQQQ from the coding sequence ATGACCACGCTTCGGACCGGCGCTGCCGGGTCGCTCGCTCTAGCCCTGACACTCACCGCCTGTAGCGGCGGGGGAGACGGGCAGATGCACGTGTACATGTACCAGGACAGCCTCGCCGTCGTGCAGAAGGACGCGGTGGAGAGGTTCAACGAGGACGCCGATGTCGAGGCGGTGGTCGACGAGGTCCCCGGTGAGACCTACGAGGACAAGGTCCGCACCGTCATGGGTTCCAACAACCAGCCCGACGTCTTCTTCAACTGGGGAGGCGGCAACATCCGCCCCTATGTGGAGGAGGACATGCTGCTGTCGCTCGACGACATGATGGAGAACAACCCGGAGTTCGAGGAGTCCTTCATCCCCTCCGTCCTGGAGGAGGCCCAGATCGACGGCGTCCAGTACGGCGTCCCGATGCGCGGCACTCAGCCGGTACTGCTGTTCTACAACGAGGCCGTGTTCGAGGACGTGGGCGCGGAGCCGCCCGAGACCTGGGAGGACCTCCTGGGGCTGGTCGACACCTTCAACGACGAGGGGATCACCCCGTTCGCGTTGGGCGGGGCCGACACCTGGACCATGCAGATGTGGCTCCAGTACCTGGTCGACCGGAACGGTGGGCCCGAGGTGTTCCAGCAGATCGAATCGGGCGACCCCGAAGGATGGCGCGACCCGGCGATGCTGCAGGCCGCGGAAGGCGTCGAGGAGCTGGTGAACCGCGACGCGTTCGGCGACAACTTCTCCTCGGTCAGCTTCACCGAGGGCGCGGCGTCGACGCTGCTCTCCGAAGGGGACGCGGCGATGCACCTCATGGGTTCCTGGGAGTACTCCACCCACCTCGACCAGGCGGAGGAGTTCGCCGAGAACGACCTCGGCTACGCACCGTTCCCGGAGGTCTCCGGAGGCGCTGGCGACCCCGCCAACGTGACCGGTAACCCCACCAACTACTTCTCGGTCACCGCCGACAGCGAGTACACCGAAGAAGCGCAGGAGTTCCTGAAGGCGACCGCCGAGGAGGAGTACGTCCGCGACATGGTCGAGAACGGCGAGGTCCCCACGACCACCGACGCCGAGGAGTACCTCGACGACAGCCCCAACCCCGACTTCGCGCGGTTCCAGTACGAGTTGGTGCAGGACGCTCCGCACTTCCAGCTCTCCTGGGACCAGTCCCTCGACGCCGACGTGTCCGAGGCGATGCTGAACGAGATCGACAAGCTGTTCATCGGCGAGAGCACACCGGACGAGTTCGTTGACGCCATGGCGGAGCAGCAGCAGTGA
- a CDS encoding carbohydrate ABC transporter permease, which translates to MTGTSQVAPAPEAEPTTGDTPAPSPQGRGWWGSLRAGSRRHNVLAGAGAFVWLLVVGVPIYSLLVATIQPYEDYIASNPLVPPDNPTLDNYVTALNSGLFGFVWNTLLVTVAVVAIVVALTTTTAFAIVRARTRWTTGIFRVFLLGLAIPLQAVVIPVYLIINQLGLYDSLMAIVLPTAAFALPVCVLILTGSMRDISDDLYEAMAIDGAGSVRIFVQLVLPMSRSGISTVGIYAALQAWNGFLFPFLLTQSEENRLITLGLFEFQDQFGVNIPALLSAVVLSAIPILIVYLIARRSLVAGLMGVGGK; encoded by the coding sequence GTGACCGGCACGTCGCAGGTGGCACCGGCACCCGAGGCCGAGCCCACCACCGGGGACACCCCCGCACCGAGCCCGCAGGGGCGGGGGTGGTGGGGTTCGCTGCGCGCGGGCTCGCGCCGACACAACGTCCTGGCCGGGGCCGGTGCGTTCGTGTGGCTGCTCGTGGTCGGCGTTCCGATCTACTCGTTGCTGGTCGCCACGATCCAGCCCTACGAGGACTACATCGCGTCGAACCCGCTCGTGCCTCCGGACAATCCGACCCTGGACAATTACGTCACCGCTCTGAACAGCGGCCTGTTCGGGTTCGTGTGGAACACGCTGCTTGTGACGGTCGCCGTCGTGGCGATCGTCGTGGCCCTCACCACGACCACGGCCTTCGCCATTGTGCGCGCCCGGACCCGCTGGACCACCGGAATCTTCCGCGTCTTCCTGCTCGGCCTGGCGATCCCGTTGCAGGCGGTGGTGATCCCGGTCTATCTGATCATCAACCAGCTGGGGCTCTACGACTCGCTCATGGCGATCGTGCTGCCCACCGCCGCGTTCGCGCTCCCGGTGTGCGTGCTCATCCTGACCGGGTCGATGCGCGACATCTCCGATGACCTCTACGAGGCCATGGCGATCGACGGCGCCGGCTCGGTCCGGATCTTCGTCCAGCTCGTGCTGCCGATGTCGCGCTCCGGGATCAGCACGGTCGGCATCTACGCGGCCCTGCAGGCGTGGAACGGCTTCCTGTTCCCGTTCCTGCTCACCCAGTCGGAGGAGAACCGCCTCATCACCCTGGGGCTGTTCGAGTTCCAGGACCAGTTCGGAGTGAACATCCCCGCCCTGCTGTCCGCCGTAGTGCTGTCCGCCATCCCGATCCTCATCGTCTACCTGATCGCGCGCCGCTCCCTGGTCGCCGGCCTCATGGGCGTCGGCGGCAAGTAG
- a CDS encoding Gfo/Idh/MocA family protein gives MATTTLGVAVNGATGRMGYRQHLVRSLLAIRDEGGVELPGGQRVQLEPVLVGRNSDKLAAIAARHGIERWTTELDTALSDSAVDLYFDAQVTSARESALRAAIGAGKHIYSEKPVAESVAAAVELGKLADQAGLRHGVVHDKLYLPGLRKLRRLVDGGFFGRILSVRGEFGYWVFEGDWQEAQRPSWNYRAEDGGGIVADMFCHWNYVLEELVGPVTAVTAKAVTHIPERRDEAGQPYTATADDAAYGIFEISGGIVAQINSSWCVRVNRDELVEFQVDGTEGSAVAGLRRCRAQHRGFTPKPVWNPDLPVAEPFRDQWVEVPDNDEFDNGFRAQWEQFVRHVVVGGEHPYDIHAGARGIQLAEAGLRSSQEGRRIELTSTAAG, from the coding sequence ATGGCAACCACCACCCTCGGCGTCGCGGTCAATGGGGCCACCGGCCGGATGGGCTACCGCCAGCATCTCGTGCGTTCCCTCCTGGCGATCCGCGATGAGGGCGGCGTCGAGCTTCCCGGCGGCCAGCGCGTGCAGCTCGAACCGGTCCTCGTCGGGCGGAACAGTGACAAGCTCGCCGCCATCGCCGCGCGCCACGGCATCGAGCGCTGGACCACCGAGCTCGACACCGCGCTATCCGACAGCGCGGTGGACCTGTACTTCGACGCGCAGGTGACCTCCGCCCGGGAGAGCGCGCTGCGTGCCGCCATCGGCGCCGGTAAGCACATCTACTCGGAGAAGCCGGTAGCCGAGTCCGTCGCCGCCGCGGTGGAGCTGGGCAAGCTGGCCGACCAGGCCGGGCTCCGGCACGGTGTGGTGCACGACAAGCTGTATCTGCCGGGGCTGCGCAAGCTGCGCCGGCTGGTCGACGGCGGGTTCTTCGGCCGGATCCTTTCGGTGCGCGGCGAGTTCGGGTACTGGGTGTTCGAAGGGGACTGGCAGGAGGCGCAGCGCCCGAGCTGGAACTACCGCGCTGAGGACGGCGGGGGCATCGTCGCCGACATGTTCTGCCACTGGAACTACGTCCTGGAGGAGCTCGTCGGCCCGGTGACCGCGGTGACCGCCAAAGCGGTCACGCACATCCCCGAGCGCCGCGACGAGGCCGGCCAGCCCTACACCGCCACCGCGGACGACGCCGCCTACGGCATCTTCGAGATCAGCGGCGGCATCGTGGCCCAGATCAACTCCTCGTGGTGCGTGCGGGTGAACCGCGACGAGCTGGTCGAGTTCCAGGTCGACGGCACCGAGGGCAGTGCGGTCGCGGGGCTGCGCCGCTGCCGGGCGCAGCACCGCGGGTTCACCCCGAAGCCGGTGTGGAATCCCGACCTCCCGGTGGCGGAACCGTTCCGGGACCAGTGGGTTGAGGTGCCCGACAACGACGAGTTCGACAACGGGTTCCGGGCGCAGTGGGAGCAGTTCGTGCGGCACGTCGTCGTTGGCGGCGAGCACCCCTACGACATCCACGCCGGCGCGCGCGGCATCCAGCTCGCCGAGGCCGGGCTGCGCTCGTCGCAGGAGGGGCGCCGGATCGAGCTGACGTCCACCGCTGCGGGGTAG
- a CDS encoding carbohydrate ABC transporter permease: MSLTTTRRRLPGSSGSRVGRPGAVWALPALLFFGAFALLPLVLVAYLSLTAWNGLGTPDFIGTQNWEELAGDPAMREAVGLSTALTTLSWLVQTPISLLLGVWAAGPQRNRAILSAIFFVPLLLSTAAIAILWRALLEPNFGPMSNVGWFPNLLGDSPSALLVIVFVTAWQFIPLHTLLYQGGARQIPVSLYQAAEIDGASRARAFWHITLPQLRNTITTSSVLMVVGTLTYFETVLVITGGKHHTTIVPYLMYESGFVATRLGYASAVACTLVVVATAVSLAMVRFTGFGSMRSTREGM, encoded by the coding sequence GTGAGCCTGACCACCACACGCCGGAGACTACCCGGGAGCTCCGGCTCCCGGGTGGGGCGTCCGGGCGCGGTCTGGGCGCTGCCGGCGCTGCTGTTCTTCGGCGCGTTCGCGCTGCTGCCCCTGGTGCTCGTGGCCTACCTCTCCCTGACCGCCTGGAACGGCCTGGGCACGCCCGACTTCATCGGCACGCAAAACTGGGAGGAGCTAGCCGGCGACCCCGCCATGCGGGAAGCCGTCGGCCTCAGCACCGCCCTGACCACGTTGTCCTGGCTGGTGCAGACCCCGATCAGCCTGCTCCTCGGGGTGTGGGCGGCCGGCCCGCAGCGCAACCGCGCCATCCTCTCGGCGATCTTCTTCGTCCCGCTGCTGCTGTCGACGGCGGCGATCGCGATCCTGTGGCGGGCCCTGCTGGAGCCCAACTTCGGCCCGATGTCCAATGTCGGGTGGTTCCCCAACCTGCTGGGCGACTCGCCCTCGGCGTTGCTGGTCATCGTGTTCGTCACCGCGTGGCAGTTCATCCCGCTGCACACCCTCCTCTACCAGGGGGGCGCGCGGCAGATCCCGGTGTCGCTCTACCAGGCGGCCGAGATCGACGGCGCCAGCAGGGCGCGAGCGTTCTGGCACATCACGCTGCCCCAGCTGCGCAACACGATCACGACGTCATCGGTGCTGATGGTGGTCGGCACGCTCACCTACTTCGAGACGGTGCTGGTCATCACGGGCGGCAAGCACCACACCACCATCGTTCCCTACCTGATGTACGAGTCCGGCTTCGTGGCCACGCGGCTGGGTTACGCCAGCGCCGTCGCGTGCACGCTCGTCGTCGTCGCGACCGCGGTCTCGCTCGCCATGGTCCGCTTCACCGGGTTCGGTTCGATGCGCAGTACACGGGAGGGCATGTGA
- a CDS encoding LacI family DNA-binding transcriptional regulator, translated as MTADPTPVSHGTAESEPITISKIAEAAGVSVPTVSKVLNGRSDVAPQTRSRVEELISQHGYRRRRGPGSARSATIDLLFHELDSAWALEVIRGVERVARAESLNVVLAESGGEQTPDDAWVDAVLARQSTAAILVLSKLSLAQKERLSARGIPFVVVDPTGDPGEDTPSIGATNWNGGLAATRHLISLGHERIAVIGGPKNMLCSRARIDGYRSALDAAGLPTDPALIRTGDFHVEGGRDEGRRLLLLDDPPTAVFAGSDLQAMGLYEAARELGMRIPDDLSVVGFDDLPVARWVGPPLTTVRQPLTEMAEEATRLALVLGRGERPGNLRLDLATDLVERQSTAPPRPR; from the coding sequence GTGACAGCAGATCCGACACCGGTTTCGCACGGCACCGCCGAGTCCGAGCCGATCACTATCTCGAAAATTGCGGAAGCCGCTGGCGTATCGGTGCCGACAGTGTCCAAAGTCCTCAACGGCCGGTCCGACGTCGCCCCCCAGACCCGCTCCCGCGTCGAGGAACTCATAAGCCAGCACGGCTACCGGCGCCGCCGGGGCCCGGGGAGCGCCCGCTCCGCGACCATTGACCTGCTCTTCCATGAGCTCGACAGCGCGTGGGCGCTGGAGGTGATCCGCGGTGTGGAGCGGGTGGCCCGCGCCGAGAGCCTGAACGTCGTGCTCGCGGAGTCCGGTGGTGAGCAGACCCCGGACGACGCCTGGGTCGACGCCGTTCTGGCGCGCCAGTCGACGGCGGCGATTCTGGTCCTGTCCAAACTGTCGCTGGCGCAGAAGGAGCGCCTGTCCGCCCGCGGCATCCCGTTCGTCGTCGTCGACCCTACTGGCGACCCGGGCGAGGACACCCCCTCCATCGGCGCGACCAACTGGAACGGCGGGCTCGCCGCCACCCGGCACCTCATCTCCCTCGGCCACGAGCGCATCGCCGTGATCGGGGGTCCCAAGAACATGCTGTGCAGCCGGGCCCGGATCGACGGGTACCGCTCAGCGCTCGACGCCGCGGGGCTGCCGACCGACCCCGCGCTCATCCGCACGGGCGACTTCCACGTCGAGGGTGGCCGCGACGAGGGACGCCGGCTGCTCCTCCTGGACGACCCGCCAACGGCGGTCTTCGCCGGAAGCGACCTCCAGGCCATGGGCCTCTACGAGGCGGCGCGCGAGCTGGGCATGCGCATCCCCGACGACCTCAGTGTGGTCGGCTTCGACGACCTGCCGGTGGCCCGCTGGGTGGGCCCGCCGCTGACGACCGTCCGGCAGCCGCTCACCGAGATGGCGGAGGAGGCGACTCGCCTCGCGCTGGTGCTCGGCCGCGGCGAGCGGCCCGGGAACCTGCGTCTGGACCTCGCCACGGACCTCGTCGAGCGGCAGAGCACGGCGCCGCCGCGGCCCCGGTAG
- a CDS encoding DUF6807 domain-containing protein has product MTIDQRAAAAPADAANEGAEPAAKGIGLVHEHERSLLLTHDGAELTRYVYRPWDRQLESPRPYFHPVRTLGGDLVSLYRPHDHVWHKGIAWSLPNVGPANLWGGPTYVRDKGYQQLANDGTMLHREFDRLDTTRGETAVVSEHLDWITEQGQTWFTEHRTFQATVDLARQAWTLVFETSFRNRTEDAIPIGSPTTEGRENAGYGGLFWRGPRSFSGGRVYSPQMEGGDDLMGVRAPWLAFAGRHDGNDRSSTLVFVDAPDNPGHPTQWFVRTGIFACVCPAPFFSEEVMAEPDTPLSYRYAVVIADGDRERSGSAGLAELGRVELDGARIRMRGGAP; this is encoded by the coding sequence ATGACCATCGACCAGCGCGCCGCGGCCGCCCCCGCCGACGCCGCGAACGAGGGGGCCGAACCCGCTGCCAAAGGGATCGGACTGGTGCACGAGCACGAGCGCTCGCTGTTGCTGACCCACGACGGCGCCGAACTGACCCGCTACGTGTACCGGCCTTGGGACCGCCAACTGGAGTCGCCGCGCCCCTACTTCCACCCGGTGCGGACCCTCGGGGGCGACCTCGTCAGCCTGTACCGGCCGCACGACCACGTCTGGCACAAGGGCATCGCCTGGTCACTGCCGAACGTCGGCCCGGCCAACCTCTGGGGCGGGCCCACCTACGTGCGCGACAAGGGGTACCAGCAGCTCGCCAACGACGGCACCATGCTGCACCGCGAGTTCGACCGCCTCGACACCACCCGGGGCGAGACGGCCGTGGTCAGCGAGCACCTGGACTGGATCACCGAGCAGGGCCAGACCTGGTTCACCGAACACCGGACGTTCCAGGCCACCGTCGACCTCGCCCGCCAGGCGTGGACCCTGGTGTTCGAGACCTCGTTCCGCAACCGCACCGAGGACGCCATCCCCATCGGCAGCCCCACCACCGAAGGCCGGGAGAACGCCGGCTACGGCGGCCTGTTCTGGCGCGGCCCCCGCTCGTTCAGCGGCGGCCGCGTCTACAGTCCCCAGATGGAAGGGGGCGACGACCTGATGGGGGTGCGCGCTCCGTGGTTGGCCTTCGCGGGGCGGCACGACGGCAATGACCGCTCCTCGACGCTGGTGTTCGTCGACGCGCCGGACAATCCGGGCCACCCCACCCAGTGGTTCGTGCGCACCGGCATATTCGCCTGTGTCTGCCCGGCCCCGTTCTTCAGTGAGGAGGTCATGGCCGAGCCGGACACTCCGTTGTCGTACCGCTACGCGGTCGTCATCGCCGACGGCGACCGGGAACGATCCGGATCGGCGGGGCTCGCCGAACTCGGCCGGGTCGAGCTCGACGGTGCGCGGATCCGGATGCGGGGAGGTGCGCCATGA
- a CDS encoding Gfo/Idh/MocA family protein — MGTPLRMEGASAPLVRAAIVGTGNIARFHIEALTSMPDQVEVVAAADVDEENLTRFGSRHGLDALYRDVEEMLSATSPDLVHVCTPPGLHRSQVLACLEAGASALVEKPPALSLAELEAMAAAEGARGPWFATLFQHRFGSGAQRARALIESGDLGRPLVAVCHTTWYREQSYFDVPWRGRWETEGGGPTMGHGIHQMDLLAALLGDWAEVSASAHQQARTIQTEDVSLARVTFANGAVASVVNSLVSPREESYIRIDLERATIELTHLYGYGDEDWRITPAPGFEEQVTAAWKAGEAGVASGHTAQLGHVIAAVQGGTAPPVTSAESLRTMRLVAGVYASAFQRRPITPADLGADSPFHGRMDGDGPRW, encoded by the coding sequence ATGGGCACCCCCCTTCGGATGGAAGGCGCATCGGCCCCTCTGGTGCGCGCGGCGATCGTCGGTACCGGCAATATCGCCCGTTTCCACATCGAGGCGCTGACGTCGATGCCGGACCAGGTCGAGGTCGTCGCGGCCGCGGATGTCGACGAGGAGAACCTGACCCGCTTCGGGAGCCGCCACGGCCTGGACGCCCTCTACCGCGACGTCGAGGAGATGCTGAGCGCCACCTCGCCGGACCTGGTCCACGTCTGCACGCCCCCCGGACTGCACCGGTCCCAGGTCCTGGCGTGCCTGGAGGCGGGCGCCAGCGCGCTGGTGGAGAAACCGCCGGCGCTCAGCCTGGCCGAACTGGAGGCGATGGCCGCGGCCGAAGGCGCGCGGGGACCGTGGTTCGCAACCCTCTTCCAGCACCGGTTCGGCTCCGGGGCCCAGCGGGCGCGGGCACTGATCGAGTCGGGCGACCTGGGCCGGCCTCTGGTGGCGGTGTGCCACACGACCTGGTACCGGGAGCAGTCGTACTTCGATGTCCCCTGGCGCGGCCGCTGGGAGACCGAAGGCGGCGGACCGACCATGGGCCACGGCATCCATCAGATGGACCTGCTCGCGGCGCTCCTCGGGGACTGGGCCGAGGTGTCGGCCAGCGCCCACCAGCAGGCACGCACGATCCAGACCGAGGACGTCTCGCTCGCCCGGGTGACCTTCGCCAACGGTGCCGTCGCCAGCGTGGTCAACAGCCTGGTGTCGCCCCGCGAGGAGAGCTACATCCGCATCGACCTGGAGCGGGCGACCATCGAGCTCACCCACCTGTACGGCTACGGCGACGAGGACTGGCGCATCACCCCGGCCCCGGGATTCGAGGAGCAGGTCACGGCGGCGTGGAAGGCAGGCGAGGCCGGAGTCGCCAGCGGGCACACCGCGCAGCTCGGGCACGTCATCGCCGCCGTTCAGGGCGGAACGGCTCCGCCTGTCACCTCCGCGGAGTCGCTGCGGACGATGCGGCTGGTGGCCGGGGTCTACGCCTCAGCGTTCCAGCGGCGCCCGATCACCCCGGCCGACCTCGGCGCGGACTCACCCTTCCACGGCCGCATGGACGGGGACGGTCCGCGATGGTGA
- a CDS encoding cupin domain-containing protein, translating to MTALNQLPGDGLGASAPVGFPGGTAVSHLRVYDWPTEDGLAGGSPHLHTASAEGYVVLRGEGSLETLSSAGFRETPLVPGTLLWFTPGTVHRLVNRSGDLELVVVMQNAGLPEAGDAILTYPPRVLADPDEYQRATAIPAAADFPDAATAHAAMSRAARHRRDLAIEGYLALRDRVSAEGGRGLAEMHAAAVRLVRDKAAGWHHHWERGPLGQANATGRHLDDLAQGQGSHLSEATVYTAESPPGPLRNGMCGLLKVWDLDGARPIG from the coding sequence ATGACCGCCTTGAACCAGCTACCCGGGGACGGGCTGGGGGCCAGCGCCCCCGTTGGGTTCCCCGGCGGTACCGCGGTGAGCCACCTGCGGGTCTACGACTGGCCCACCGAGGACGGCCTGGCGGGCGGCTCCCCGCACCTGCACACCGCCTCGGCGGAGGGGTACGTGGTCCTGCGCGGTGAGGGGAGCCTGGAAACCCTGAGCAGCGCCGGGTTCCGCGAGACCCCGCTCGTGCCGGGCACCTTGCTGTGGTTCACACCGGGCACCGTGCACCGGCTGGTGAATCGCAGTGGCGACCTCGAACTGGTCGTCGTCATGCAGAACGCCGGGCTGCCCGAGGCGGGCGACGCGATCCTCACCTACCCGCCGCGCGTGCTGGCCGACCCGGACGAGTACCAGCGGGCGACCGCCATCCCCGCGGCGGCGGACTTCCCTGACGCGGCGACGGCGCACGCGGCGATGTCGCGGGCCGCACGCCACCGCCGGGACCTGGCCATCGAGGGCTACCTGGCGTTGCGCGACCGGGTCAGCGCCGAAGGCGGCCGCGGCCTGGCGGAGATGCACGCGGCCGCGGTGCGGCTGGTGCGCGACAAGGCCGCCGGGTGGCACCACCACTGGGAACGCGGCCCGCTCGGCCAGGCCAACGCGACCGGCCGCCACCTGGACGACCTGGCGCAGGGACAGGGGAGCCACCTGAGCGAGGCCACCGTCTACACCGCGGAGTCCCCACCGGGCCCGTTACGCAACGGCATGTGCGGCCTGCTCAAGGTCTGGGACCTCGACGGCGCCCGGCCGATCGGCTAG
- a CDS encoding beta-xylosidase/alpha-l-arabinosidase produces MTRLPEPAGQPDGTGPTPVGAADETAPWRDSARPATERAERLLRLMTLEEKVAQLNGLWVGADAGGGAVAPHQDEIASESVDWDRAIAGGLGQLTRPFGTAPIDPATGRESLARAQREIRAANRFGIPALAHEECLAGFTTWGATIYPVPLAWGASFDSELVERMAAQIGASLRQVGVHQGLAPVLDVARDPRWGRTEETIGEDPYLVGTLGTAYVRGLQSAGIVATLKHFVGYSASRAGRNLAPVSVGARELADVLLPPFEMAVRDGAAESVMQAYNDNDGVPAAADHWLLTGLLRDQWGFGGTVVSDYFAVTFLRTLHGLAESSERAGALAIAAGVDVELPDVDCYGDHLAGAVRSGDVPEEVVDQAALRVLTQKCELGLLDPGWEPLPASDPGAGTGDGQSADARIDLDPPAHRDLAARLAEESVVLLANDQGTLPLAGEPRLAVVGPSADTTHAMLGCYSFPSHIGARYPDTPDGVRIPTLLDALGAEIPGARIDYQRGCDTDGTETSGIAAAVAAARSADVCVAVLGDRADLFGRGTSGEGCDREDLRLPGAQQQLLEAVLETGTPVVLVLFAGRPYALGGVADRLAAAVQAFFPGEEGGSAVAGVLAGRVNPSGRLPVAVPRAPGAQPASFIGPPLAHRSEVSSVDPTPLYPFGHGLSYTRFTWEDPRIEGHPAAGAEPAVAGTEEAVTLGCTVRNDGAVAGTEVVQLYLSDPVARVTRPPRRLVGYARVHLEPGAARYLEFVVHADLASYTAVPGRRIVEGGDLELALAASSADVRHTVKVRLEGPTRTVDHTRHLTSEVRVREPEESAMHLT; encoded by the coding sequence ATGACGCGTCTTCCCGAGCCCGCCGGCCAGCCCGACGGCACGGGCCCGACACCGGTCGGCGCCGCGGACGAGACCGCCCCGTGGCGGGACTCCGCACGCCCGGCCACCGAGCGGGCCGAGCGGTTACTCCGGCTCATGACCCTGGAGGAGAAGGTCGCGCAACTCAACGGACTCTGGGTGGGAGCGGACGCGGGCGGCGGGGCCGTCGCGCCGCACCAGGACGAGATCGCGAGCGAATCGGTCGACTGGGACCGGGCCATTGCCGGTGGCCTCGGCCAGCTCACCCGCCCGTTCGGAACCGCGCCGATCGACCCCGCGACGGGGCGGGAGTCGCTGGCCCGGGCGCAGCGCGAGATCAGGGCCGCGAACCGGTTCGGGATCCCGGCACTCGCCCACGAGGAGTGCCTCGCGGGCTTCACCACCTGGGGAGCGACGATCTACCCGGTCCCGCTGGCGTGGGGTGCGTCGTTCGACTCCGAGCTGGTGGAGCGGATGGCCGCGCAGATCGGCGCGAGCCTGCGCCAGGTCGGGGTGCACCAGGGGCTCGCCCCCGTCCTCGACGTCGCTCGCGACCCCCGGTGGGGCCGCACCGAGGAGACCATCGGTGAGGACCCGTACCTGGTCGGGACCCTGGGCACGGCATACGTCCGAGGGTTGCAGTCGGCCGGCATCGTGGCGACCCTCAAGCACTTCGTGGGCTACTCGGCATCGCGCGCCGGGCGCAACCTCGCCCCCGTCTCGGTCGGCGCGCGCGAGCTGGCCGACGTGCTGCTGCCCCCGTTCGAGATGGCGGTGCGCGACGGAGCCGCGGAGTCGGTCATGCAGGCCTACAACGACAACGACGGCGTTCCCGCGGCCGCCGACCACTGGCTGCTCACCGGGTTGCTGCGGGACCAGTGGGGGTTCGGCGGCACCGTAGTCTCCGACTACTTCGCGGTGACGTTCCTGCGGACCCTGCACGGTCTCGCGGAGTCATCGGAGCGGGCCGGTGCGCTCGCGATCGCGGCCGGGGTCGACGTGGAGCTGCCCGACGTCGACTGCTACGGGGACCACCTGGCCGGGGCGGTCCGTTCGGGGGACGTCCCCGAGGAGGTGGTGGACCAGGCCGCCCTGCGGGTCCTCACCCAGAAGTGCGAACTGGGACTGCTGGACCCCGGATGGGAACCGCTGCCCGCCAGTGACCCGGGAGCCGGCACCGGAGACGGGCAGAGCGCGGACGCGCGCATCGACCTGGACCCGCCGGCGCACCGGGACCTCGCCGCGCGGCTCGCCGAGGAGTCGGTGGTGCTGCTCGCCAACGACCAGGGCACGCTTCCACTGGCGGGAGAACCGCGCCTGGCCGTCGTCGGTCCGAGCGCCGACACCACGCACGCGATGCTGGGCTGCTACTCCTTCCCCAGCCACATCGGCGCCCGCTACCCGGACACCCCAGATGGCGTGCGGATCCCGACCTTGCTCGACGCGCTGGGGGCCGAGATCCCGGGGGCCCGGATCGACTACCAGCGCGGCTGCGACACCGACGGAACCGAAACGTCCGGCATTGCCGCGGCCGTGGCCGCCGCGCGCTCGGCCGACGTATGTGTCGCCGTCCTCGGTGACCGCGCCGACCTGTTCGGCCGGGGGACCTCGGGCGAAGGGTGCGACCGCGAGGACCTGCGGCTTCCCGGGGCCCAGCAGCAGCTCCTGGAAGCGGTGCTGGAGACCGGCACACCGGTGGTGCTGGTGCTGTTCGCGGGCCGGCCCTACGCCCTCGGCGGGGTCGCCGACCGGCTCGCGGCGGCGGTACAGGCGTTCTTCCCCGGTGAGGAAGGCGGCTCGGCGGTCGCGGGAGTCCTGGCCGGGCGCGTCAACCCCAGCGGCAGGCTGCCGGTCGCCGTGCCCCGAGCACCGGGGGCGCAGCCGGCCAGCTTCATCGGTCCGCCGCTCGCGCACCGCAGCGAGGTCAGCTCGGTCGACCCCACGCCGCTCTACCCATTCGGCCACGGCCTCTCCTACACCCGGTTCACCTGGGAGGACCCGCGAATCGAGGGTCATCCGGCGGCGGGTGCGGAGCCGGCGGTCGCGGGCACGGAGGAGGCGGTGACGTTGGGGTGCACGGTCCGCAATGACGGTGCCGTCGCTGGTACGGAGGTTGTGCAGCTCTACCTGAGCGACCCGGTTGCCCGGGTGACCCGGCCGCCGCGCCGGCTCGTCGGCTACGCGCGGGTGCACCTGGAGCCGGGCGCCGCCCGGTACCTGGAGTTCGTCGTGCACGCCGACCTCGCGAGCTACACCGCTGTCCCCGGCCGCCGCATTGTCGAGGGCGGTGACCTGGAACTGGCCCTGGCGGCGTCGAGCGCCGATGTGCGGCACACGGTCAAGGTCCGCCTTGAGGGCCCGACACGTACTGTCGACCACACCCGGCACCTCACGAGCGAGGTCCGGGTACGGGAACCAGAGGAGTCCGCCATGCACCTGACCTGA